The genomic window CTTTCAACCACTAGAGGTCAGTGTTGCACTAATGTtttttgtcagtgcagtaaccacTTTGAGGCAAACACAGTTGGTAGTAAACTAATGCAGTTACATTCATATATTATGGAATGTATCCATACAAATGATAGGTCAACACCTCTAGTTTTCTAGGAATATCATTTCCGCAGCTGCcccttttgtcttcttttgcCGCCATCACAAGCTCACATTGCACACTTAAAATGTCAGTTGTGATACATAAGTGGGCTACAAGCCTAAAGAATTTCACCTTATACCAACAGTCTGCCTGTAGTATAATCTGTAGAGCACTCATGATGCTGAAATGTCACTGCCAAATCAAAGAAAATGGCAAACCTTGATGTTATCAGCTAGAGCTGGAGTGATGAATCACAGACAAACCTTTTTATGTTTATGCCTTTCCCCTTTTTGCTTCATATCGTCTGTAGAAtgaagagcaggaggaaaacacaaagaaaagccaAAACACCAAATTACTGATGGTTAACTGAAGCCATATGGGTTTTCACTTAATTTTTTTCATTGAGGCCAAAAGAACACAATTCTTCCTCATGTTGAgacttgggggggaaaaaacaggcTTTGTTTTCATACAACAAACTTCATGAGGCATACAGTGCATGTATGGGAGtgtttaataaataacaatgtcaaaaacaacattttaataaaaggtTTTGCTTATATCAGACCTGGGTCAAATTATATTTCCAAATGTGGGTTGCAGACTTAAAGAGTGACTGGATTCGCTTAAGGAAAATAGAACTGTGGCAGAAAAGTACTATAATTATCCTGATTGTATTGTTGTGCTAGCATAGTTAGGGGCTCTTGCTCTGTGACAACTTATGTGGTTTCTATCTTCAGAATGCTCTCTGATCTCCCAAACCCCGCACTGCTTCCCCTGGAGCTGCAGCTTAAACTGAACCCATGGTTCAGCCTGACGTGGTCCAGCTGCTATGTCCTGATGTTATTATCAAAATACCACTAGAGGTCATTGTATGTGAGGCTTAAAATTGCTGCCATTGAATTACCTTAGTTAAAATCCATATGGAGTAGCTCTATATCCTTACAGCTGGCACTGTTCTAGAGTGTTTGGTTAGTGCCATGGGTTTTTCCAAGTTGTTTACAGACATGCACTAAAGTCAAGAGACTTCCTGAAGATCATCCAGAGGAGCTGAATGTGAGAGCATAAATGTCCGCAAAAGTCAGTCCAGGCAGTCGCTGTAATTTCTCCTAATGGTCGAGTGAGGCCATGTTCAGCCTGCTGATGTGAATGCTTCAGACCCAGTCAATCTCCCACTGTGGtcatcatacagtatgtgaatggcaaaatgCAGTTGGCAAAGAGGCGGTCCTCGTGTGGTTGTCTGGATGTCTGAGTCACATTAACAGATCTAGTGCAGTGCTAGTACCCATTCctttgcatttcttatccaaacaatgccAGTGTCAGTGCTGCACACATTGGTGCCCTTAGTACGTCACCTTTTCAGTTTAAAAGCCTGTAAAGCAACTTGTTTGTTGACAGTTATGTGAttgacagacagacgttccttgcATTCATAGATGGCTAAATCAGAAGTGAATCATTTCATCGGGGTAATGTGAACACACCCTAAATGCAAAGATGCAAGTAGACATGAAGTTTGCATCACTCGTGCTGGGCAACATGAATCACGCAATGATGCAAAGTTTGCTTTATTTGCTTCACTTgcttgacttgaaatatttggATGCAAATGTAAAATTTGCATGGTGCAACGTGGGTGAAGGCCCGCCAGCGCTGAGATCGGACAGAATCAGTGTAAAAAGACCCCAGTGCCGTGCAGATATTCAGAACATCTGCACTCTACCCCCtttacaagtaaacacaaataattctGCAGTCAAACTTACAAACAAACTTCTTTCCCCCTTTTTGTGAATGCACAATAAcatgtcatcaaaaaaaaacaaaaactactttTATTATGATGTGTGTGCTACGGCAACAGCACATCAAAGATTTGCTTGAAAAGAGTCAGGTTCAATTTAGCTCACTTATAAACTACAGCTAAAATAATCTGTTGCTAAGTGAGACTCCCAACATCCCTGCAATTTGTTGTAAATAGGTAACAAATTGCTACAAACCAACTGCAGATACTATTTGACCCAGGTCtggtgtatatacagtacatgcagtcCTGATACAAATAGCAATAATTTACTGTGTGCAGAGTGAGAAGTCTTGGGTGATAAGTTATGCAGAGAGAGTCACAGCTACCTGCATGGGTATGTCTGTGtagctgctttcagacacgCACTGAAGTTTGGACATTTTCCTAAAATTTTCCGCAGGGCCTGTATGAGGGTCCACAGATGTCCACAGATAATGCTTTGGAATTTTTCCAGAACGTTTCCTGCCAGCCCTCGAGTCACATTTCTGGAGAACATCCAAGTGAGCCGATGAGGGAGTAAAACAGGAAAATCTCTGGAAAAATcacagcgagtgagtgagtgggtgagtgtcTTGCCTCCAGCATGTTCAACCTAGGCTCCAACCTTTTTGCTTGAATGTTACATaaattctcctgctgttgtgaacattGTGACCCAAACAATCTCCTGTTGCATTCTTCATATGTGCACACCAAACTCTGGAAAATATCCAAATCCAATTTTACTGACATTTGAGATAGTGTGTGAGGCTGTTTTTGTGAGATATGCGTTTAATGTCTTTCACTGCCGCCATGACTTGCggctgaggacacacacacaggccacatTGATGCGTATGAGCCTCCACGCCACCAGATTTTTGAATGACGTCAGCGCTCGTACAAAAGTGTGTGAGTTGGTGCAGTAGGAGTTCCAGTGTCGCGCATCAATTCCCAAACAGCCTGAGCTGCCTGAACGAGTGCTATGACACGTAGTCTCGAAGAAGTACTGCTTCTTGTTGACATTGTtgatattcacatttggaagaaCTGTCACCTCGTTGCCTGAGATGTCCGTGGCCTTGGTTTTGTTGCCAACCCAGACGCTGATGCTTTCACACACCGAGTACACCCCGCGGTGCTGAGGTTGTCCTGCCCGTCTGCGGTTCCTTCTACTGGCACCGTGTGACGCTGAAGGCTCTGCATCAGGGGGCTGAGCACTGAACAGCACCCTGGGTGAGAGGTAGTGGCGCTTTGTGAAAAGTTTGGGGTCCACTGTGGGGATGGAGTTAATGTCGTCACCTggatcctgctgctgctgtgccgtCGTAGCAGTACACAAGTCTCCTCTGATGGAGGCCACAGCCTGGGCactgaagaagaggagcaggacCAGCATGGACGACCTCATGGGCACACAACCTGAAAAGCGTCAAcagacacagatttttttttatattacagcCAACTACTGACCTCTAATCTTTCTATAACTGGTTCTGTTGGGTTCAGTGCAAAACTGAAAAGCAGGGAGCAGGGACACATCTAAAATATGCAGGACCAGGAATGAGAAACCCTGACTTAGCAGGAGGAATGCCCTCTCTTTCAACACAAGGTGATGTAGCTCagggtgttgtttttgtggctgaTTAAGAAAATCAGAGTCAGATTGTGAAGAAAATTGTTTAACTGGAGGGattctgtttatttcatttcatggaACTGCCAGAGAGTAAATCATCTTTGCGTGAAAAACCCTGGACAATCATTTTTACAAACATCTAAACAAACCAAGCAGCAACGGCCGTGGCATTGTTTGAATGGTAAATGGATCACTACATTAGCAAACTAACACTGTTTCCCAAAAATGACATTACCACACAGCAAAACTGCATACTCCATTCCGTTTAGACAGTTTGTTGtgaattgttgttgctgtgttatGAGTTTACGAAGAGGCTGCCATGATACTAAAACCATGATCTTACCCCATGATCATAACCAGGTGCGTTTGTAAATCTAACCACAGTTCATTCACAGAGcccaaaaaataatgacattactAACCAGGGCATAGTGTCTAACACATTTCCACCAAAACCACTAGACAAGAGACCTGTTAATACGTACTTGTGTGGGAATATATGTTCTAAAGAAGGAGATTCCCATTTATCAATTTTAGCAGCATGAGGGAGAGGTTCATTCCAATGGTTTTACTCTTTCTTTGGTCTATAATGGCTCCTTTGGGAAAAGACTGAACCAAAACAGAAATATTCTGGgtcagacaacaaaaacaagcattAAACCTAAAGCTCTGTAGAGCTGCAGGGGTTCCATTTCAACAAGCCCTTTCACACATTAAGTATGTGATCGAGCTTAAGAGGTGCTTTTTTTGTAAGTCTTTCAAACATGGTTTCTTGCCAGGAGTGGGTGGTAGTGACAATGGTTTGCCAAGAGCTTTAGTGATTGTTCCACTTATCATATAGTGAATTAGTCAACTCCTAGAGTGGACAGTGGACTGCAGAATTATgaagcatgaatgaatgaactcagTATGAGAGCAGGAACAACACCTCACTAAATAGATTTGTATACTTGTACTCTGCATTGCTTATGCTCTGTGCACAGGATATTGCATTTTGAAATaagattaaacattaaaacccAGGTTTTCATTTTGCGTCCAAAGATGTCTAGGATTTGGTCTTAATGCTGCAAAGCTCAGTTTAGTATAATCTTTCAACATTATTCACAGACAGGAAACATTATCCATGATTTTATCTGTAGtaaacatggggaaaaaaataagttaaatataTGGACAGTTCCCTGGAAACAGAGCAGATTTCCCTTTCTGGACTATAGGAAAGGAGATCTGTGGAAAGATTATCCACAGGAATAAAACTAACATCCCCCCAgaaaccattttcttttcatcactTTGCTCTCTGCCCTGCACTGTATTTACCACAGTACAACGGGAATCAAAGGCATGTTTACACCTGTGATGGTGCTGCTAGCGCAGGCTCTGTCAAGAAGGTTTATTACATACTATGTTTGCCTCAGGTGTGAGGGTGAGTGCTACTGGAATCAAACTGTTGGCACAAC from Solea senegalensis isolate Sse05_10M linkage group LG4, IFAPA_SoseM_1, whole genome shotgun sequence includes these protein-coding regions:
- the ngfb gene encoding nerve growth factor translates to MRSSMLVLLLFFSAQAVASIRGDLCTATTAQQQQDPGDDINSIPTVDPKLFTKRHYLSPRVLFSAQPPDAEPSASHGASRRNRRRAGQPQHRGVYSVCESISVWVGNKTKATDISGNEVTVLPNVNINNVNKKQYFFETTCHSTRSGSSGCLGIDARHWNSYCTNSHTFVRALTSFKNLVAWRLIRINVACVCVLSRKSWRQ